ATAGCATCAACATagtccatagcgctgtacaaacATTGTCGTCACTGCCCTTATTGGGGTCCACAATGTAATTTCTAGCACACGTACTACTACCAATTTCATAGGAAGACAATTCATGTATTTGGGGTGCAAGAGGAAATCTACACATACATAGGCAGAACATAGAAACTCTATGCACATGTTTCTCTTGGAATGCAGGACCCTAGTGCTGCAAGGCAAGTGCTAACCATTGAGTCACATGTGGCCAGTTTGAAGGGATCCTGTCACCATGTAAAGGCAGTACAATCTGCCTTCAGCATGGTGTAGAGTAAAAGTTGCTGAGCATATTGATATATATGGGATATATATTTTATGGGAAAAGCTTTAGTATAATATAATTTATTCATTAAAATGACTGCTCTTTCTATGCTTGGGAGTCATGTGGGAGGTGCTGCTTACTGATTGACAGCTCTTTATGCTTATGCAATATATCAATCGGCACTGCGGAAAATGGAGTGGCGGTGCGCGTATCTCAGGGCAGGCGTCCCATGTAGATAAAAGGAAAAAAGGAGAGGCACTTGCTGTTAGTATATAATCTTGTtgtgatttattgtcacattTCAGTGACGCGACAATTTGCCTTTATCAGATTGTATGTCGAAACGCGTCActggaatgtgacaataaatcacaacaagattatatactaacagcgagtgccggtcctttttttccttttagttCTCTATGCTTGGTCATGTAGTGTTAGCTGTCAGTAACTGAGTAGGACCACCCACACAACTCCTGAGcctagaaagagcagagatttaaatttaTAAATGActtgttttactgaatcttttccattaaaactatatataaatctgctcagctgctgtataacatactgcctgcagattgtactgcATCTTCATGGTGATAGGTTCCTTTTAGGTTAATTGTAGAAAGTTTTGAAGCCTTAGTGCCACCACCCCCATGTAATCTACTTAAAGGGGCTATTCCataagaaagtttttttttaaaaagaattttCACAGAACATGGTATGAATATAGATTAAATAAGTGCTTATGAGCTGTCAGGGAACTAGAGATAAGAGCTGCAGATCAAGACATCAAAGGAGCTCTGTAACAGATTTCATGGAGAAGGAGAGACGACAGTCTGCACATACTTTGATAAGTGAAGGCCGAGGACAAGCAGTTAaaaacttttaataaagaccatttgAAATGTTTTATCCCAGAATAAACAGAACGCAATAATAAAAATGCCCCAAATGTCTCTATAGCCTTTAAAAGCCCAATTCACCTGCAGTCCCGTTGAAGTAAATTATGCAAATGAGATGTCAGTTTTTCTGCACGGACCATTAGTTGATACAGAGAAGCTTGCAGCATATACCTTTGTTGTCTGTTTTCCATGCGAGACTcattcattcaagtgaatgggtccatgtttAGCAGACATAAATAAGGGCAACCATCTGAATCCAACCTTAATACCTGTTAAATAGCTCAAAAAGTCAAAACATGTCGTGCAAATTTATggtaaaaataatgaaaaaccgcagcactcttcCAAGTCTTGTGATTTATTCAAAGAAGTGCATCAAacatggcaacgtttcgactataATCTAGTCTTTGCCAAGCCTGTTTTGACTATAACCTAGTCTTTGGTTTGACAAAGACCAGGTtatagtcgaaacgttgccatgtTTGATGCACTTCTTTGAATAAATCACAAGACTTGGAAGAGTGCtgcgttttttctttatttttatgcttGCTGTTCCAAACCTGGATCCTAGACTGCGTGTACCACCTTCTCTATGGATTTACACCGGATTCAGTAAGACGTTGTGCTGCTACTCTGTTGGTTTCTCTATTTGCAATTTTATGGTATACTTTCTATAGGGTGTCCATCATGATTTCTTCTCTCATGCTGCTGACTCAAAAAATCACGTCCCTTGCCATGGATATCCATGAAAAAAAAGTGACTGTAAACACAAAGGATGTTATGGAGTCGAAGGAGAAAGGTCTTCGTTGTCAGCCAGCGTGCTCCATACTAGCTGTTCTCTCCTACTTACTGTTTTTCCCAGCACTTTTGGGTGGGCCGCTGTGTTCATTTGTGGAATTCCAGCAGCAAATCAGTAACTACAAAGTGTGTGATAAGCTATGGCAGACCTGGACTGTAATTAAAGCCTGCACACTATTCTTCTTGTTTCATACATTACGAGGTATATTATTTGAGCATGTAAACTTTCAATACAACCTCACAGACTGCAGACAATGGGAATGCATATATGTTATGTGGAGCACAGCATTGTTATTCAAACTAACCTACTACTCCCACTGGTTGTTGGACGAAGCCCTATTATACAGTGCAggcttttacataggactgaGCAACCATTCAGCTTTTACTGATAGCAACATCTATACATTAGAAACAACCAACAGAATGTCATTGTTTGCCAGAACTTGGAATAAAAGCACAGCAAAGTGGCTCCGAAGACTGATATTCCAAAGCTGCTCGAAGAAACCATTACTGAGCACCTTTGCGTTTTCTGCTTGGTGGCATGGACTGTACCCTGGACAAATCTTTGGCTTTTTATGTTGGGCTTTGATGGTAGAAGCCGACTACAGGATACATGCCAAGTTAAGCATTATTTCAAAATCACCATATATCAAATTTCTCTGCAGAGTATTAACTTGGTTCCAGACACAATTGATTACTGCTTTTATCATGGTAGCTGTAGAAACAAGGAACTTAACAATGCTAATGGCTCTCCTATTTTCTTACAACACTTTATTTCCTTTATTGTACTGTGTTTTATTGAtatttttgataaaaataaaactataacATCATAAACCCTGTCCACATACCACATTAGTTATATTGCTATCAGCTAGTACAGAGAGCGACATGTGAATTCGTGTTTACATGGCGGCTGTTGCATCAAGGATTTATGGCCAGAAAAAGGCTACCCTTAACTAAAAATCCAACTACTGGGCATAGATAACAAATTGAAGTCTGCTAACCAGTTTCCAGTCTAGAAGATAATAGTGCACAGAACATGAATATACTTAACATTGTAATTTGGGCTACGTGCCTTAATCATAGCCTAGTACATACATtaggaattatggaggccactgtgctcttgggaactttcagtttaGCAGACATTTTTAGCgcctttctccagatctgtgcctccacacaatccagtCTCttagctctacaggcagttctttcctcatcATGGCTCTGATATGCAttctcagctgtgagaccttatatagacaaggCATGTGTCTTtgtaaatcatgtccaatcaactgaatttactacaggtggactccaatcaagatgtagaaacatctcagagatgatcaagagaaaaggGAGGCCCATTTTTAGTGTCATAGGAGAAGGTCTGAATACTTAAGTCCATGTCAAATAtacatttttccttttcactttctcattaccAGAtactgagtgcagattgatggaggaaaacttgacttttt
This portion of the Bufo gargarizans isolate SCDJY-AF-19 chromosome 1, ASM1485885v1, whole genome shotgun sequence genome encodes:
- the MBOAT4 gene encoding ghrelin O-acyltransferase gives rise to the protein MDYIQIAFHPVALYQLAAFPCAVLYCYLCSYGHLPAILRYLYLLVGGVILAIMSMGHYALLLFAPALGATVLFHTANYHSIHRWAFLLQMAWQTICHLWMIYRQYYLQEIMNMKVSIMISSLMLLTQKITSLAMDIHEKKVTVNTKDVMESKEKGLRCQPACSILAVLSYLLFFPALLGGPLCSFVEFQQQISNYKVCDKLWQTWTVIKACTLFFLFHTLRGILFEHVNFQYNLTDCRQWECIYVMWSTALLFKLTYYSHWLLDEALLYSAGFYIGLSNHSAFTDSNIYTLETTNRMSLFARTWNKSTAKWLRRLIFQSCSKKPLLSTFAFSAWWHGLYPGQIFGFLCWALMVEADYRIHAKLSIISKSPYIKFLCRVLTWFQTQLITAFIMVAVETRNLTMLMALLFSYNTLFPLLYCVLLIFLIKIKL